GCCTTCCTTGCGGTATTGCGGAATAAGGAATTGAAGCATATCTAGCAGCTTGGTCAGGAATTCTTGCGTTTCAGGCCATTTCATTACATAGTCGTACACCTCGTTGTCTTGGCCTGTCTTGGGCCGCAGCTGGTCCACATAATGCGGATTAGGCAGGAAGCGGACGTCGAACACCAAGTCAGCATCAATCGGAATCCCATACTTGAATCCAAACGAAGTAATGTTAACCGAGAGGGTGCTTTTCCCGAGGTGGGAGAAGCGTGACACTATTTTTTCTTTGAGCTGGACCGGCTTCATGCTGCTGGTATCCAGACACAGGGTAGCTGAATTCTTCAACTCCTCCAACATCTGGCGCTCCATGCGGATGCCGTCCAGCGGCATGCCCTTGGGAGCAAGCGGATGATGCCTCCTGCTCTCCTTGTAACGCTGTACAAGCACTGAGTCTGTGGCGTCCAGGAAAAGGATCTCACACCCGATCGTTGACTCGTCCTTGATGTAGGCCAAAGACTCCGACAGGGCGGTGAAGAATTCCCGCCCCCTGAGATCGATGACCAGCGCCACCTTGGCGATTTTACCCTTGGACTGCTCAATCAGCTCTGCGAATTTCGGGATTAGCACAGGCGGAAGATTATCCACACAGAAGAATCCCAGATCCTCCAGGCTCTGCACGGCAATCGTCTTGCCCGCACCCGACATGCCTGTAATGATAATCAGGGTGGCATGGGCGGACAGGGTTTGCTCGAGGTCGGTCATTACAGCATCCCTCCCTATGTTTAGTATATGAATAATTCCGGTCTTTTAAGAACGCAGGAGCAGACCTGCCGCACCAATAATACCGGCGTCATTGCCAAGTGCTGCAGGTACAATCGTAACACCGGTCTGCAGAGGGGCTGGTGCCAGCTTAGCGAACACCCGGCGGACTTCATCGAACAGAATATCGCCTGCCTTGGAGACTCCGCCCCCGACGATGAATACTTCAGGGTTCAGAACCGCTGCAACAGAAGCCATCGATTTGCCCAGGTAGAAGGCCGCCCGGTTCACAATCCTCAGCGCAGCCTCATCGCCTGCCTTAGCGGCATCGAATACTTCCTTCGCAGCGATTTTTTCAACGGTGGACAAGGAGGTCCGGTCTCCGCGTGCTACAGCATCGTTCGCCATGCGGATAATGCCTGTCGCTGAGGAAACGGTTTCCAAACAGCCCATGTTCCCGCAGCCGCACTGGATCGCTTCCAGATCGGGCACCACGGAGATATGTCCCAGCTCACCGGCCAGGCCGGCAAAGCCCTGATACACCTTACCATTAATAATAATACCGCCGCCGACACCCGTACCGAGCGTGTAACAGACACAATTCTCTATGCCGCGCCCTGCACCGCTCCAGGCTTCGCCCAGTGCTGCCACGTTGGCATCATTGTCTATTTTGACTGGCTTGTTCAGACGACCCTCCAGAATGGAGCGGATCGGCACATCTCTAAATCCTATGTTGGGCGCAAGGATGATGATTCCTTCACGAATATTTGTAAATCCGGCCAGTCCCGCACCCACGCCAGCCAGCTGGTCCCAGGAGTACGGAGAGTCCTCCACAATCTGGCGTACATACTTCTCGATATTATCGATGACAGCATCGACGCCATCCGCAGTCCCTGTCGGACCTTCGTAAGTGTGCAGCAGGCTTCCCTCGGCATTACAGATTCCAACCTTAATCGTGGTACCACCTAAATCCACGCCAACGTAGATATGTTCAGACATGTTACAAGCCACCTTTTTCTATGCTAAAATAGTTAATCCTACGTACCCACTATAATAGAAGCCTCCCCTGCGGTCAAGGAAAGGCGATACACCCGGGGCAATGGACTAAGTGAAGCTGCACGGGGCGGTCAGTGGTAACTTCGGTGCAGGCGCAACCCGCATAGCAAAAAGACTTTCTCACCATTCAGGCAAGAAAGTCGGTTAAGGAGCTTCTAATGTACAGCACCGGATATAATACTGTTATTCCGACAAAATTCGCTTCTGGCCCTCAAGGGCACGGATCGGTGCGATATTCTGGGTGAATTCCAGCGTCCCCATATAACGGCCGTCTGCATCCCGCACGGCGAAGTAACGGATATAGATGAATTTATCTTTGATGTTAATCCAGAAATCCTCGGCATCCTTCACTCCGGCTTTGAAATCAGCCAGCAGCTTCTCAACAACATGCACGCTCTGCGGCGGATGGCAGTTCTGCACAGTGCGGCCGATGACAGCTTTCGTCCGGGCGAAGATCCGTTCCTTGCCATGCGAGAAGTAGCGGACGACATCGTTCTCATCAATAAAGGTGAGATCCACCGGCAGATGATTCATCAGCGTCTCGAGCTGGTGGAGCGACAGCAACCCGGTCTCGAACCGGATGAAGCCCTGCGGGGACAGGCCTTCCCCTTCTTCCGCCGGAACATCAGCGCCCTCAGGCTCCGCCGCACGTTCCGGTATCCATTCCTGGTCCGGCGCAGTCAGGCAGAAGCCGATTTCATCGCTTTCGCGGGCAATTTTGACCCACTCATCCTCAGTCAGCTTATCCAGCGCCATCGGGAGCAGAATATTCTCTTCCTTGAAGATCATCTCATTGACTTCCTTAATGATCTCCTCCAGTGCGGCTGTAATCTGCCCCCTGTCCCCCTTATAGGCACTAAGCGCCTTCTTGGCTTCCTTGATCATATTGCGGATTCCGTCATCGACTCCCCACATTACCTTCGTAGGACCGTAAATGCCGTACTTCTCGAGGTATGGGAACAGGAGATTCTCCTTGCGGCTGTAGTGCTTGTCGAGATCAAGCAGCAGACTCAGGTCCTCCAGCAGCTTGAAAATAATCTCATCACTGTCGTTCTTCTTGAACTTATCCGCATGCAGCTCCAGCCGGAAGTTGACCAGACGCTCGATCTCGCGGTTCTCCAGCTTGAATGTATGCACGGGATGACCGGGCTGCTCCTCAGGCTTAGAAGAACGGTGAATCTGTTCAATCGAGCCTTTGAAAATCGCCGTATGCACAGAGCAGAGGCGCTGTACTTCCTCTACCGGAATACCTTCCTCGGTCATCAGGGAGTGCTCCATGGCGGAGATTTCCTCCACCGTAACATCGCCTACCGCCTCTTCAAAACGCGCCTTAACCTCCTCCACGCTTTTGCCTGCATGCAGCTCCTTGATGATCTCTCTCAGCATAGCCTGACGGCGTGTCTGTTCCGGAATATCGACCTCGCGGTTATTAATCAGTTCGCTCATCGTAATCTCTCCTTCTATTCTATAATCTCGAAACCATGCTGCCAAAAGGCCAGCCGAACGGTTTCCAGCTCTATTTTTTTTAATTTCATTCCTTTGGACAGGGTCATGAATCTTCCTGCAGTCTGCAGCATTCCAGGCTTCGCAATATCACGGAATCCCAGCTCCACCATGATCTCCACCACTTCCGGGTGCCTGGTTACCAGCTCAAAGACCGGTTCATCCAGCTTCAACGCTTTGCTCATCCTTTTACACACCTCACTAATGAGAATTCTTCTCAACAACAGCTTAGCATAGGGTACAGGGGTGGATTGTGATTGTAATCACTAACTACAAAAAGACTATCCCTGCAAGCCATTCAGCTTGGGGGATAGCCTAAGAATGTTATGATTCCGCTGTATTAGCAGCTAAATTACAGTGATTAACTCCATCTATGGGAATTACGGATATCATGCGAAATCCGCATGCTGCAGAACTTAGGTCCGCACATCGAACAGAAATGCGCCTGCTTCGCCCCCTCCGCCGGAAGGGTCTCGTCATGATACGCGAGCGCCCTTTCAGGGTCGAGGGAGAGATGGAACTGGTCGCGCCAGCGGAACTCGAACCGCGCCTTGGACAGCGCATCGTCACGGTCCTGCGCTCCCGGATGCCCCTTCGCGAGGTCTGCGGCATGTGCAGCAATTTTGTAGGTAATAACGCCTTCGCGCACATCATTCTTGTCAGGCAGGCCTAAATGCTCCTTAGGGGTAACGTAACACAGCATCGCCGTTCCGAGCCCCCCGATCATCGCTGCTCCGATGGCCGAAGTGATGTGATCATAGCCGGGTGCAATATCCGTAGTCAGCGGCCCAAGCGTATAGAAAGGAGCTTCCCGGCAAATCTCAAGCTGCTTATCCATATTCTCCTTAATCTTGTGCAGCGGCACATGTCCCGGACCTTCGACCATGACCTGAACATCGTGCTTCCAGGCTAGTAGCGTCAGTTCTCCCAGCGTCTCCAGCTCGGCGAACTGAGCTTCGTCATTGGCATCGGCGATAGAGCCGGGACGCAGGCCATCCCCAAGTGAGAAGGCCACATCATACGTCTTCATGATCTCACATATATCTTCAAAGTGTGTGTACAGGAAGTTCTCCTGCTGATGGGCCAGGCACCAGGCGGCCATAATCGAACCGCCCCGGGATACGATGCCGGTCATTCTCCGGGCAGTGAGCGGAATATAGCGCCGCAGCACCCCTGCATGAATAGTAAAGTAATCCACCCCCTGCTCCGCCTGTTCAATCAGCGTGTCACGGTAGAGCTCCCAGGTTAAGTTCTCGGCTATGCCGTTCACCTTCTCCAGCGCCTGGTATAAGGGCACTGTACCAACCGGCACAGGAGAATTGCGGATAATCCACTCCCGGGTGGTATGGATCTTGGAGCCGGTGGATAGATCCATAATGGTGTCAGCCCCCCAGCGTGTCGCCCAGCGCATCTTCTCCACTTCATCTTCTATAGAAGAAGTGACCGCAGAATTTCCGATATTCGCATTGATCTTCACCAGGAAGTTACGGCCGATAATCATCGGCTCACTCTCCGGGTGATTGATATTGGCCGGAATAATGGCACGGCCCGCTGCCACTTCATCCCTTACGAACTCCGGCCGGATATTCTCCCGGATCGCAATATACTCCATTTCCGGTGTGATGATCCCTTGCCTTGCATAATGCAGCTGGGTCACATTACCGCCTGCATAGGCCCGCCGGGGATTCCTGCGCAGTCCTGGACAAGCTTCGGCGGAAGCCCCTTCTCTGCGGATTCCGTTATCCTCCGGCCGCACCGCCCTTCCGGTGTATTCCTCCGAATCACCACGCTCCGCGATCCAGCTTGAACGATGCGGCGGCAACCCCCTCCGAATATCCGTCGCCTCCGCAGCATCCGTATAAATACCGCTTGTGTCATAGACACGCAGCGGAGCATTCTCCTCTTCCCCGGCAACGCCTTCGGTTCTGCTGAGGCTGATCTCCCGCATCGGAACCCGGATATCCGGGCGTGTGCCCTCCACATACACTTTACGGCTTGCGGGGAATCCGGAAAGATCCACCTCTTCGTTTTTTACCATTCCTGTCATTTCAATCTCCTCCTCTTCGTTCTGTACATTCATCAGATAAGAGGTCACGCAGCAGATTGAGCTGAAGAATCTATAGATTCCTGCAAGTCAAAAAGCCGCTCCACCTGGAGCGGCTTTATTAAAGAAACAGCCAAATAAGACTGTATTCAAAAAAGGTCCGACTCCACTTTCCTACGCTGGTATGATCCAGATCAGGTTCAAGGGTCCGGAAATTCAATTTTCCCGTCTCAGCCTATTCAGGCTCCCCTAGTGGGTATCTTATCTAATTAAATACATTTTACCTGTGCGGGTAATTCTTGTAAACCCGTTATTTGTCCAGTGATTCGCTCCAGTCGTGCACCATGGTGCCTTCCAGGAACTTCTCGGCATCCATAGCGGCCATACAGCCGGTTCCCGCTGCCGATATCGCTTGACGGTAACGGGTATCCTGCACATCGCCGCAGGCGAATACACCCGGAATGTTGGTCTCGGTAGTACCCGGGTTCACCACGATATAGCCATTAGCATCCGTGTTGATCTGACCGCCCAAGAAGGCTGTGTTCGGCGTGTGTCCAATTGCTACGAACACACCGTCTGCCTCTACCAGCTCTGTCTGACCTGTCTCATTATTAAGCACCGTAAGGCCCTTCACACCGGTCTCTCCTACCGTTACTTCCACCGGTGTGCGGTTCAAGGCCCAGGTTACCTTGCTGTTATCACGCGCCCGGTCCTGCATGATCTTCGAGGCACGCAGCTCGGGACGGCGGTGAACCAGCGTTACGCTGGACGCAAAGCGGGTCAGGAAGCTGGCTTCCTCCATGGCAGAGTCTCCGCCGCCGACGACGACAATTTTTTTATTGCGGAAAAAGAAGCCGTCACAGGTCGCACAGGTGCTGACCCCGCGTCCCACATTCTCCTGCTCGCCCGGGATGCCCAGATATCTTGCAGAAGCCCCGGTTGAAATAATAACCGACTCTGCTTCCAGTACACCCATCCCGTCCACGGTTACCTTGAACGGGCGCTGTGAGAAGTCCACCGACTCCACCCAGCCGTTCTTGAATTCAGCGCCGAAGCGTTCCGCCTGCTTGCGCATATTGTCCATCAGGTCAGGACCCAGAATCCCTTCAGGGAAGCCTGGAAAGTTCTCCACTTCTGTCGTCGTTGTCAGCTGCCCCCCCGGCTGCAAGCCTTCAATTACCAGCGGGCTCAGGTTCGCACGCGCCAGATAAATCGCGGCAGTCAGCCCGGCCGGGCCTGTTCCGATTACAATCGTTTTGTACATTACATTGGCCTCCTTACAAGTAGGTGTGTGTCTTAGAACAACTATGGCTTCAAATACGGGTAGTGGACGGCGATAAGCCGCCGGTTCCGGGCAGTATCCCCTTCGGTCCGGGAGCAGCCGCAGGCTCCTGCTCTTCGCCCGGCAAACCGCCGGCTTCATTCAGGTTCTCCCCGATCAGCCGCTGAAGGCTGAACAATGCTGCCTCCTGCAGGCGGTCCTCCTGCAGGGGCTCCTGCTCCAGAACTCCGCGCAGCACCTCGGACATCTCCTC
The sequence above is a segment of the Paenibacillus sp. FSL R7-0204 genome. Coding sequences within it:
- the rapZ gene encoding RNase adapter RapZ; amino-acid sequence: MTDLEQTLSAHATLIIITGMSGAGKTIAVQSLEDLGFFCVDNLPPVLIPKFAELIEQSKGKIAKVALVIDLRGREFFTALSESLAYIKDESTIGCEILFLDATDSVLVQRYKESRRHHPLAPKGMPLDGIRMERQMLEELKNSATLCLDTSSMKPVQLKEKIVSRFSHLGKSTLSVNITSFGFKYGIPIDADLVFDVRFLPNPHYVDQLRPKTGQDNEVYDYVMKWPETQEFLTKLLDMLQFLIPQYRKEGKSQIIIGIGCTGGKHRSVAIAEYLGKMLGVSETETVAVSHRDSERDRH
- the thiC gene encoding phosphomethylpyrimidine synthase ThiC, coding for MTGMVKNEEVDLSGFPASRKVYVEGTRPDIRVPMREISLSRTEGVAGEEENAPLRVYDTSGIYTDAAEATDIRRGLPPHRSSWIAERGDSEEYTGRAVRPEDNGIRREGASAEACPGLRRNPRRAYAGGNVTQLHYARQGIITPEMEYIAIRENIRPEFVRDEVAAGRAIIPANINHPESEPMIIGRNFLVKINANIGNSAVTSSIEDEVEKMRWATRWGADTIMDLSTGSKIHTTREWIIRNSPVPVGTVPLYQALEKVNGIAENLTWELYRDTLIEQAEQGVDYFTIHAGVLRRYIPLTARRMTGIVSRGGSIMAAWCLAHQQENFLYTHFEDICEIMKTYDVAFSLGDGLRPGSIADANDEAQFAELETLGELTLLAWKHDVQVMVEGPGHVPLHKIKENMDKQLEICREAPFYTLGPLTTDIAPGYDHITSAIGAAMIGGLGTAMLCYVTPKEHLGLPDKNDVREGVITYKIAAHAADLAKGHPGAQDRDDALSKARFEFRWRDQFHLSLDPERALAYHDETLPAEGAKQAHFCSMCGPKFCSMRISHDIRNSHRWS
- a CDS encoding DUF438 domain-containing protein, with protein sequence MSELINNREVDIPEQTRRQAMLREIIKELHAGKSVEEVKARFEEAVGDVTVEEISAMEHSLMTEEGIPVEEVQRLCSVHTAIFKGSIEQIHRSSKPEEQPGHPVHTFKLENREIERLVNFRLELHADKFKKNDSDEIIFKLLEDLSLLLDLDKHYSRKENLLFPYLEKYGIYGPTKVMWGVDDGIRNMIKEAKKALSAYKGDRGQITAALEEIIKEVNEMIFKEENILLPMALDKLTEDEWVKIARESDEIGFCLTAPDQEWIPERAAEPEGADVPAEEGEGLSPQGFIRFETGLLSLHQLETLMNHLPVDLTFIDENDVVRYFSHGKERIFARTKAVIGRTVQNCHPPQSVHVVEKLLADFKAGVKDAEDFWINIKDKFIYIRYFAVRDADGRYMGTLEFTQNIAPIRALEGQKRILSE
- a CDS encoding DUF1858 domain-containing protein, which encodes MSKALKLDEPVFELVTRHPEVVEIMVELGFRDIAKPGMLQTAGRFMTLSKGMKLKKIELETVRLAFWQHGFEIIE
- the trxB gene encoding thioredoxin-disulfide reductase, which gives rise to MYKTIVIGTGPAGLTAAIYLARANLSPLVIEGLQPGGQLTTTTEVENFPGFPEGILGPDLMDNMRKQAERFGAEFKNGWVESVDFSQRPFKVTVDGMGVLEAESVIISTGASARYLGIPGEQENVGRGVSTCATCDGFFFRNKKIVVVGGGDSAMEEASFLTRFASSVTLVHRRPELRASKIMQDRARDNSKVTWALNRTPVEVTVGETGVKGLTVLNNETGQTELVEADGVFVAIGHTPNTAFLGGQINTDANGYIVVNPGTTETNIPGVFACGDVQDTRYRQAISAAGTGCMAAMDAEKFLEGTMVHDWSESLDK
- a CDS encoding ROK family glucokinase codes for the protein MSEHIYVGVDLGGTTIKVGICNAEGSLLHTYEGPTGTADGVDAVIDNIEKYVRQIVEDSPYSWDQLAGVGAGLAGFTNIREGIIILAPNIGFRDVPIRSILEGRLNKPVKIDNDANVAALGEAWSGAGRGIENCVCYTLGTGVGGGIIINGKVYQGFAGLAGELGHISVVPDLEAIQCGCGNMGCLETVSSATGIIRMANDAVARGDRTSLSTVEKIAAKEVFDAAKAGDEAALRIVNRAAFYLGKSMASVAAVLNPEVFIVGGGVSKAGDILFDEVRRVFAKLAPAPLQTGVTIVPAALGNDAGIIGAAGLLLRS